The genomic interval ATGCCTATAATGGCTAAAATGAGAGACAATCTACCGGCAATTTTGTTATCTCTTGTCATACTTTTTCTTTTGACGATTGTCCTTGACTGGGGAATGGACATAACGGGAAGACACCACCGCGAAAGTTTCAGGGAACCAATAGGGATTGTCAATGGCGAGGAGATAACCTATCAAGAGTTTAACCAAGCCCTTGAAATGGAAATTGAAAACTTTAAACAAAGAACGGGAAATGACCCGGACGAATTCATGATTGAACAAATAAGAAATCAGGTCTGGGAACAACTCATAAACAGAAAACTCATTGAACAAGAAATAAAGAAACTTGGTATAACTGTCACAGATGATGAAATAACGGATTGGGTTCTCAATTCCCCAGAGACACTGCCTGAACCTGTGAAAAGAAACTTTGTTGATTCAACAGGAAACATTGATAGAGTGCTTCTTGAAAGGGCTCTTAAAGCGACATCGCCTCAGGCGAGGCAATTTTGGATAGAGGTTGAAAAATTCCTCAAAGCGCAAAGGTTAACTGAAAAACTTCAAAGCCGTCTCCTCGCAAGTGTTCGTGTAAGTGAGGGGGAAATAAAGGAGAGATTTGAAAAGCAAAATATACGATACGAAATAAAATACATCTCCCTTGACCCAAATAGGTTCGCAAAGGAAATAACTGAACCAACGGAAGAGGAAATAAGGGAATACTACAGGAATTACCAAAGCGATTTTAGAATACAGGAAACAAGACGATTAAAATATGTGCTCTTCTCGGACGCGCCTTCCTCTGAGGACTCCGCTTCAGTTATCAGAGAGCTTGAAAATTTTAAACAACAAGCACTTCAAGGGGCTGATTTCATTGAACTGGTCAAAAATTACTCCGAACTTCCATATACCGATGCATTTTTCAAACACGGTGAACTGCCAGCGGAAATTGAAAACGAGATATGGGATAAAAAGGTCGGTGAAATAGTTGGACCTTTAAAACTTAGCGATGGATTCCATCTTGTAAAGATAATTGACGAGCGGAAGGGAAGCGATGTTTTTGTCCGTGCAAGCCATATACTTGTCCCAATAGGTCGCGATTCCGCACAGGCATATAAACTCGCCAGGGAAATACTCGACCTTGCTAAAAAAGGCGAGGACTTCGCTAAACTTGCGGGAACATTTTCAACCGACCAGGCATCAGCTAGAAGAGGAGGAGACCTTGGATGGTTTGGGAAAGGCAAGATGGTTAAAGAATTTGAAGACGCTTGCTTTAAATCAAAGCCCGGGGAAATCGTCGGACCAGTTAGAACACAATATGGTCTTCACATAATCAAAGTCATCGCAAAAGATAACAGAGAGTTAAAAGTTGCCAATCTAAAATTAAGCGTAAGGGCGAGTTCAGAAACGATAGAATCCCAGAGAAAACGAGCCCAGGATTTCAGTCACACCGTAAGCGGTAAAAATTTCGTCCAGGAAGCAACATCTCTGGGTCTTGATGTAAAAACAACACCTCCATTTACAAAGGATTCACCGATCCCGGGAATCGGGATGAATAAATCAATTTCTGACTGGGCTTTCTCAAACAAAGTTGGAAGCGTAAGCCCCGTTTTCAAAATTAGAGGTGGATTTGCTGTGTTCACCGTCGCAGAGATAAAAGAAGGTGGAATCAGACCTCTTGAAGAGGTAAAAGAGGCGATAAAAGTGAGAATACGAAGGGAAAAACTTCAAAATAAATCATATGATTACCTCGCAAATCTCAGAAAGAAACTAAATGAAGCTGAAGGTCTTGATGGAATAACACGCCTTGATTCAACGCTTGAGGTCAAGACCGCCTCCGGCTTTACACTCTCGGGCGGTATCCCTGGCATAGGAACCGATGAAAATGTCTTCGGTAAGTTAATTGACTTAAAGATAAATCAAATTTCAGAGCCGATAAAAGGGAATTCAAATGTTTATATAATTCAACTCGTAAACAAAACTCCTTTTGATACAACGCTTTACAAGTCGCAATATGAATCATTGAAAGAGCAAATTTACAACGAGAAGAGGAATTTGCTATTTTTCACTTGGCTTGACAACCTAAAAAAGAATGCGAAAATCGTTGATAACAGGGCACTTTACTTTGAGCAGTGAACAAAACCATTTTTGAATATGACTTATAAAAATTTAATTTTTGCCCTTTTTCTCTCTTTAAACGCCCTGTTCGCTCAGTCGGAGAGAGAAATTGGCGCAAGTTTCAATTATATCCTATCAGCCAATGTCTTCCCGAACATAATATCAAGTGATGCTGGTGTTCGTAATTTATCTAACGAGATTAACAGTTGGT from Candidatus Thermokryptus mobilis carries:
- a CDS encoding peptidylprolyl isomerase, whose product is MAKMRDNLPAILLSLVILFLLTIVLDWGMDITGRHHRESFREPIGIVNGEEITYQEFNQALEMEIENFKQRTGNDPDEFMIEQIRNQVWEQLINRKLIEQEIKKLGITVTDDEITDWVLNSPETLPEPVKRNFVDSTGNIDRVLLERALKATSPQARQFWIEVEKFLKAQRLTEKLQSRLLASVRVSEGEIKERFEKQNIRYEIKYISLDPNRFAKEITEPTEEEIREYYRNYQSDFRIQETRRLKYVLFSDAPSSEDSASVIRELENFKQQALQGADFIELVKNYSELPYTDAFFKHGELPAEIENEIWDKKVGEIVGPLKLSDGFHLVKIIDERKGSDVFVRASHILVPIGRDSAQAYKLAREILDLAKKGEDFAKLAGTFSTDQASARRGGDLGWFGKGKMVKEFEDACFKSKPGEIVGPVRTQYGLHIIKVIAKDNRELKVANLKLSVRASSETIESQRKRAQDFSHTVSGKNFVQEATSLGLDVKTTPPFTKDSPIPGIGMNKSISDWAFSNKVGSVSPVFKIRGGFAVFTVAEIKEGGIRPLEEVKEAIKVRIRREKLQNKSYDYLANLRKKLNEAEGLDGITRLDSTLEVKTASGFTLSGGIPGIGTDENVFGKLIDLKINQISEPIKGNSNVYIIQLVNKTPFDTTLYKSQYESLKEQIYNEKRNLLFFTWLDNLKKNAKIVDNRALYFEQ